Proteins encoded together in one Pseudomonadota bacterium window:
- a CDS encoding GNAT family N-acetyltransferase translates to MADISQYNPGLDTHSWVGPGAVGSRKGNAAPLQQRMTDRTRLSAAWLEHSALDDEILAAWQRFDNAAGADNIFYQSWFLLPSLEQFDRDGKVRLFTLWDGPVGNGELIGLMPMLLQRHYGRWPMRYISNWQHPNLFMANPNIRAGHEVAFWEILLAELDSSPDSGHFLHLYGIATDRMCHSVLRNQALLQKRHVAIVTDERRAIMETTRETEDYYTRTLRGKKRKELRRLKNRLSDMGEVTLVQGCDDIGIDRWIADFLKLESAGWKGGQGSALDDHANTREFFGDIVRAAHQRGQVELTTLQFERTPIAMLVSFVAGGQGYAFKTCFDESFARFSPGVLLQVENLDMLHRLKLDTLDSCAAEGHPMIDSLWGERRHVQRLSLSLHGWRGRMFLKAHDLAEQAMDAIRHRIAWRRG, encoded by the coding sequence ATGGCTGATATTAGCCAGTATAATCCGGGCCTCGATACGCATTCCTGGGTGGGACCGGGGGCGGTTGGGTCCCGCAAGGGCAATGCCGCACCGCTGCAGCAGCGGATGACGGATCGTACGCGCCTGTCTGCCGCCTGGCTCGAACATAGTGCGCTCGACGACGAGATTCTGGCTGCGTGGCAACGCTTCGACAATGCCGCCGGTGCCGACAATATCTTTTATCAGAGCTGGTTCTTGCTGCCATCGCTCGAGCAATTTGACCGCGACGGCAAGGTGCGGCTGTTCACCCTGTGGGACGGGCCTGTCGGCAATGGCGAGCTGATCGGCCTGATGCCGATGCTGCTCCAGCGCCACTATGGCCGCTGGCCGATGCGCTATATCAGCAACTGGCAGCATCCCAATCTTTTCATGGCCAACCCCAATATCCGCGCCGGGCATGAAGTGGCCTTTTGGGAGATATTGCTCGCCGAGCTGGATAGCAGCCCCGATTCAGGCCATTTCCTGCATCTTTATGGCATTGCTACTGACCGGATGTGCCATTCGGTGTTGCGGAATCAGGCATTGCTGCAGAAACGCCATGTCGCCATCGTCACCGATGAACGGCGTGCGATCATGGAAACCACGCGCGAGACAGAGGATTATTATACCCGCACCCTGCGCGGAAAGAAGCGCAAGGAACTGCGTCGCCTGAAAAACCGTCTCAGCGATATGGGAGAAGTGACGCTGGTGCAGGGCTGTGATGACATCGGTATCGACCGGTGGATTGCCGATTTCCTCAAGCTGGAATCGGCGGGCTGGAAAGGCGGCCAGGGTTCGGCGCTCGATGACCATGCCAATACCCGCGAATTTTTTGGTGATATTGTCCGCGCCGCGCATCAGCGGGGACAGGTCGAACTGACGACTCTGCAATTTGAGCGCACACCGATCGCCATGCTGGTCAGCTTTGTCGCCGGTGGTCAGGGCTATGCCTTCAAGACCTGCTTCGATGAATCCTTCGCCCGCTTTTCCCCAGGGGTCCTGTTGCAGGTGGAAAATCTCGATATGCTGCACCGGCTAAAACTCGACACGCTCGACAGTTGCGCCGCCGAGGGGCATCCGATGATCGACAGCTTATGGGGTGAGCGGCGTCATGTACAGCGGCTGTCGCTGTCGCTGCACGGCTGGCGCGGACGGATGTTCCTCAAGGCGCATGACCTGGCCGAGCAAGCCATGGATGCCATTCGCCATCGCATTGCGTGGAGACGGGGATGA
- a CDS encoding sodium-translocating pyrophosphatase, with amino-acid sequence MTIVLIAIICGVLAVVYGIVTSRQVLAASAGNAKMQEIAGAVQEGAQAYLGRQYRTIAIVGVVVAIIVGVTLGPISAVGFLIGAVLSGVAGYIGMNISVRANVRTAQAASESLQSGLTVAFRAGAVTGMLVAGLALLAIAVFFYVLVGVLGDEPNSREVIDALVALAFGASLISIFARLGGGIFTKAADVGADLVGKVEAGIPEDDPRNPATIADNVGDNVGDCAGMAADLFETYVVTVGATMVLIALLVSDIGSEMLLNLMALPLIVGGVCIITSIIGTYMVRLGGSQNIMGALYKGFITTAVLSIPAIYYVTWRSLGDMSAEFTAGGITFNGMDLFLSMIVGLAVTGLIIWITEYYTGTNYRPVRSIAKSSETGHGTNVIQGLAISLEATALPTVVIVIGIIIAYQLAGLIGLAFAATSMLALAGMVVALDAYGPVTDNAGGIAEMSELDESVRDKTDALDAVGNTTKAVTKGYAIGSAGLAALVLFSAYTADLGEFFPNLDVSFSLENPYVIVGLLLGALLPYLFGAMGMTAVGRAAGDVVKDVRAQFAADKGIMDGTSRPDYARTVDLVTKAAIKEMIVPSLLPVLAPIVVYFVITMVAGQANGFAALGALLLGVIVGGLFVALSMTAGGGAWDNAKKYIEDGNHGGKGSEAHKAAVTGDTVGDPYKDTAGPAVNPMIKITNIVALLLLAALAAG; translated from the coding sequence ATGACCATTGTCTTGATCGCAATTATTTGCGGTGTGCTTGCCGTGGTTTACGGCATCGTCACCAGCCGGCAGGTGCTCGCAGCATCTGCGGGCAATGCCAAAATGCAGGAAATCGCAGGCGCAGTGCAGGAGGGGGCCCAAGCCTATCTCGGCCGGCAATATCGCACCATCGCCATTGTCGGCGTCGTGGTCGCCATCATCGTCGGCGTGACGCTGGGGCCAATCTCGGCGGTCGGTTTTCTGATTGGCGCCGTGCTGTCGGGTGTTGCCGGTTATATCGGCATGAACATCTCGGTCCGCGCCAATGTCCGCACCGCACAGGCCGCCAGTGAAAGCCTGCAATCGGGCCTCACCGTGGCGTTTCGCGCCGGTGCCGTGACCGGCATGCTGGTCGCCGGTCTGGCGCTGCTGGCTATTGCCGTGTTCTTCTATGTGCTGGTTGGCGTTTTGGGCGATGAACCCAATAGCCGCGAGGTCATCGACGCGCTGGTGGCGCTGGCCTTTGGCGCTTCGCTGATCTCCATCTTTGCCCGTCTCGGCGGCGGTATCTTCACCAAGGCTGCCGATGTCGGTGCCGACCTCGTCGGCAAGGTCGAAGCCGGTATCCCCGAGGATGATCCGCGCAACCCGGCGACCATCGCCGACAATGTGGGTGACAATGTTGGCGACTGTGCCGGCATGGCTGCCGACCTGTTTGAGACCTATGTTGTCACCGTCGGCGCCACCATGGTGCTGATCGCGCTGCTGGTGTCCGATATTGGCAGTGAAATGCTGCTCAACCTGATGGCGCTGCCGCTGATTGTCGGCGGTGTGTGCATCATTACCTCGATCATCGGCACCTATATGGTGCGCCTTGGCGGCTCGCAAAACATCATGGGTGCGCTCTACAAGGGCTTTATCACCACGGCGGTGTTGTCGATCCCGGCAATCTACTATGTCACCTGGCGTTCGCTCGGCGATATGAGTGCGGAATTTACTGCCGGTGGTATCACCTTCAATGGTATGGACCTGTTCCTGTCGATGATCGTCGGGCTGGCGGTAACCGGTCTGATCATCTGGATCACCGAATATTATACCGGCACCAATTACCGCCCGGTGCGCTCGATCGCCAAATCGTCCGAAACTGGCCATGGCACCAATGTCATTCAGGGCCTGGCGATCTCTTTGGAGGCGACAGCGCTGCCCACGGTGGTAATCGTGATCGGTATCATTATAGCCTATCAGCTGGCGGGTCTGATCGGCCTGGCCTTTGCTGCAACCTCGATGTTGGCGCTCGCCGGCATGGTGGTCGCGCTCGATGCCTATGGCCCGGTTACTGACAATGCCGGCGGTATCGCCGAAATGTCCGAGCTGGACGAGAGTGTCCGTGACAAGACCGACGCGCTCGACGCGGTGGGCAACACCACCAAGGCGGTGACCAAAGGCTATGCCATCGGCTCGGCCGGTCTCGCGGCGCTGGTGCTGTTCTCGGCCTATACGGCTGACCTTGGCGAGTTCTTCCCGAACCTCGATGTCAGCTTCAGCCTTGAAAATCCCTATGTGATTGTCGGCCTGCTGCTGGGGGCATTGCTGCCCTATCTCTTCGGCGCCATGGGCATGACCGCTGTCGGCCGTGCTGCCGGTGACGTGGTCAAGGATGTCCGGGCGCAATTTGCGGCGGATAAGGGCATTATGGACGGCACATCACGCCCCGATTATGCCCGCACCGTCGACCTCGTCACCAAGGCGGCGATCAAGGAAATGATCGTGCCATCGCTACTGCCGGTGCTGGCGCCGATTGTGGTCTATTTCGTGATCACCATGGTCGCAGGCCAGGCCAATGGCTTTGCCGCTCTGGGCGCGTTGCTGCTCGGCGTGATTGTCGGCGGCCTGTTTGTCGCGCTGTCAATGACGGCAGGCGGCGGCGCCTGGGACAACGCCAAGAAATATATCGAAGACGGCAATCATGGCGGCAAGGGTTCCGAAGCCCATAAGGCCGCGGTCACCGGCGACACTGTGGGCGATCCGTATAAGGATACGGCTGGCCCGGCGGTCAACCCGATGATCAAGATCACCAATATCGTTGCGCTGCTGCTACTGGCGGCATTGGCGGCGGGCTGA
- a CDS encoding TonB-dependent receptor, producing the protein MSAAMLTVVTSLTVGAAHAQSAPTPQPEDQLEQAEPADNAATAPQAPLSEETPEELDVDVVVTASQPRGAVITDIPPIEELDTDDIASYGAASLEELVANIAPQTNSGRGRGTGRPAVLLNGRRISGFRELRDFPPEAIKRVQIFPEELAVSYGFRPDQRVINFILVDNYSSIAMDSEYGIATQGGRGQGEIGATLTNINGGNRLVLDVEYQGATALRESERAIIQPEIDPTLTTVDSDPDDAAAFRTLLPSRERIEANATAGFELSPGTSLTLNATYGTDDTVGQNGLNAPVFAVGADNVFNPSGNDISLLRLLNDPRTLLQLRDVETIQLATSLNGRNSGVIWSLTGNYDRVETTTRIDRLADVTGLQQAITDGTLDAFTPVLGAGLPPPEQDVARSAVETFSVKGTASLRPLTLGTGDVQMTVDGEFTDLSLTASDSTVLGFASSNLGRTIGAALVNLEVPLAERDGINGAIGRLSINGNFGLSELSDFGTLTRYGFGFNWEPLPGWTLQASFIGSETAPTVNELGDPVIITPNVPIFDFTNNQTVLAQSVTGGNADLLREEQRDVKIGLTWRPEGIDGLRVIAEFFRNRSFDTTAAFPTLTPEVEAAFPDRVVRDAAGTLVQLDQRPVNFAQISSDSLRYGVNFSKRIGQRGGRGRGGPPGRPPGAQPGGVPSGAGAPSAGSRPRAGPPGGRPAQAGEPPRGRRGGGPPFRRPRFGRWNISVFHRIRFTETVLVAPGIEEFDLLNGSSISGAGGVPRHSVELEGGWFYNGLGARITGNFEGGTRVDGVGGSDDSSLEFNPIATVNMRFFVNFDNRTKLTEKFPILKGVRLSLRVNNLFDAQQNVRDAQGNVPLRFQPGFVDPVGRFIELDIRKRF; encoded by the coding sequence TATCGAAGAGCTCGATACCGACGATATTGCCAGCTATGGTGCCGCCTCGCTCGAGGAGCTGGTCGCCAATATCGCGCCGCAGACCAATTCCGGGCGTGGACGCGGTACGGGACGCCCGGCGGTGCTGCTCAACGGGCGGCGCATTTCCGGTTTTCGCGAACTGCGCGACTTCCCGCCCGAAGCAATCAAGCGGGTACAGATTTTCCCTGAAGAGCTGGCCGTCTCCTACGGCTTCCGCCCCGACCAGCGGGTGATCAATTTCATCCTGGTCGACAATTATTCCAGTATCGCCATGGACAGCGAATATGGCATCGCGACGCAGGGCGGTCGCGGTCAGGGCGAAATCGGCGCGACGCTGACCAATATCAATGGCGGCAACCGTCTGGTGCTCGATGTCGAATATCAGGGTGCGACCGCATTGCGCGAGTCCGAACGCGCCATCATCCAGCCGGAAATCGATCCGACGCTGACCACGGTCGACAGCGATCCCGACGATGCCGCCGCTTTTCGCACCCTGTTGCCAAGCCGTGAGCGCATCGAGGCCAATGCCACAGCCGGTTTCGAGCTTTCGCCGGGCACCAGCCTGACGCTGAATGCGACCTATGGTACCGATGATACCGTCGGGCAGAATGGTCTCAATGCACCCGTCTTTGCGGTCGGCGCCGACAATGTGTTCAACCCCAGCGGCAATGATATCTCACTGCTGCGGCTGCTCAACGATCCGCGCACATTGCTGCAATTGCGCGATGTCGAGACCATCCAGCTGGCGACCAGCCTGAACGGCCGCAATTCGGGCGTGATCTGGTCACTGACCGGCAATTATGACCGGGTGGAGACGACGACGCGTATCGACCGGCTGGCCGATGTCACCGGCTTGCAGCAGGCGATCACCGATGGCACGCTCGACGCCTTCACCCCGGTACTTGGTGCCGGCCTGCCGCCGCCGGAACAGGATGTCGCGCGCAGCGCGGTCGAGACCTTCAGCGTCAAGGGCACGGCATCGCTGCGTCCACTGACACTGGGTACCGGCGATGTGCAGATGACGGTCGATGGCGAATTTACCGACCTGTCGCTCACCGCCAGCGACAGCACCGTACTCGGCTTTGCCAGCAGCAATCTGGGGCGCACTATCGGCGCGGCGCTGGTTAATCTGGAGGTGCCGCTGGCCGAGCGCGACGGCATTAACGGCGCCATTGGCCGGCTGTCGATCAACGGCAATTTCGGCCTGAGCGAGCTCAGCGATTTCGGCACGCTGACACGCTATGGCTTTGGCTTCAACTGGGAGCCGCTGCCGGGATGGACGCTGCAGGCATCGTTTATCGGCTCGGAAACCGCACCCACGGTGAACGAACTGGGCGACCCGGTGATTATCACCCCCAATGTGCCGATCTTCGACTTTACCAATAACCAGACGGTGCTGGCGCAAAGCGTCACTGGCGGCAATGCCGACCTGCTGCGGGAAGAGCAGCGCGATGTCAAAATCGGCCTGACCTGGCGGCCGGAAGGCATTGATGGCCTCAGAGTCATCGCCGAGTTCTTCCGCAACCGCAGCTTTGACACCACCGCCGCCTTCCCGACGCTGACTCCCGAGGTCGAGGCCGCCTTTCCCGACCGGGTTGTGCGCGATGCAGCCGGGACGCTGGTGCAGCTCGACCAGCGTCCGGTCAATTTCGCCCAGATCAGCAGCGACAGCCTGCGCTATGGCGTCAACTTCTCGAAGCGGATCGGCCAGCGCGGCGGCCGGGGCCGCGGTGGACCGCCCGGGCGTCCACCGGGGGCGCAGCCGGGCGGAGTTCCTTCAGGTGCGGGCGCTCCTTCAGCAGGAAGCAGGCCAAGAGCCGGACCACCGGGCGGCAGACCAGCACAGGCAGGGGAACCGCCCAGAGGCCGTCGCGGCGGCGGACCACCATTTCGCCGGCCACGTTTCGGTCGCTGGAATATCTCGGTATTTCACCGTATCCGTTTCACCGAAACCGTACTGGTAGCACCGGGCATCGAGGAATTCGACCTGCTCAACGGGTCCTCGATTAGTGGCGCCGGCGGCGTCCCGCGGCATAGTGTAGAGCTGGAAGGCGGCTGGTTCTATAATGGTCTGGGCGCACGGATCACAGGCAATTTCGAGGGCGGCACCCGCGTCGATGGCGTCGGCGGCAGCGATGATTCGAGCCTTGAATTCAACCCCATCGCCACGGTCAACATGCGCTTCTTCGTCAATTTCGACAATCGCACCAAGCTGACCGAGAAATTCCCCATACTCAAGGGCGTGCGCCTGTCACTCAGGGTCAACAACCTGTTCGACGCGCAACAAAATGTACGCGATGCGCAAGGCAATGTGCCGCTGCGCTTTCAACCCGGCTTTGTCGATCCGGTCGGGCGCTTTATCGAGCTCGATATCCGCAAGCGTTTCTGA
- a CDS encoding cupin-like domain-containing protein, with the protein MTVATPGLAQGSAGAEYDGALFDAASLTRFAACYPEQAHSLHHSLAAHPLLEREALAELAMRLPEAAIEYNRGDLPVASAEAGSDIANGLSIADTIRNIDNANSWAVLKNIEQNPAYRELLLGLLETIRSHIEACTGEMLTPQGFVFLSSPEAVTPYHFDPEHNILLQLQGSKTMTQFPPGDTRFARPEHHEKYHHGDTRNLPWSDHLMAHGTDYVLSPGDAVYVPVMAPHFVRNGPEASLSLSITWRSAWSYEEAEAHGFNSVLRRIGFTPVPPRRYPGRNRAKALGWKLLRRTPWFG; encoded by the coding sequence ATGACGGTTGCAACACCCGGACTGGCTCAGGGCTCGGCTGGCGCAGAGTATGACGGCGCGCTGTTCGATGCCGCCTCGCTGACGCGCTTCGCCGCGTGTTATCCCGAACAGGCGCACAGCCTTCACCACAGCCTTGCGGCACATCCGCTGCTCGAGCGCGAGGCGTTGGCCGAACTGGCGATGCGGCTGCCCGAAGCGGCAATCGAATATAATCGCGGCGACCTGCCGGTGGCCTCTGCCGAGGCCGGAAGCGACATCGCTAACGGGCTGAGCATCGCCGATACCATTCGCAATATCGACAATGCCAATAGCTGGGCAGTGCTGAAGAATATCGAGCAGAATCCGGCCTATCGCGAATTGCTGCTGGGGCTGCTCGAGACCATCCGGTCGCATATCGAAGCCTGCACCGGGGAAATGCTGACGCCGCAGGGCTTTGTGTTTCTGTCCTCACCCGAAGCGGTGACGCCCTATCATTTCGACCCGGAGCACAATATCCTGCTGCAATTGCAGGGCAGCAAGACCATGACCCAGTTTCCGCCTGGCGATACGCGCTTTGCCCGCCCCGAGCATCATGAGAAATACCATCATGGCGACACCCGCAACCTCCCCTGGTCAGATCACCTGATGGCGCATGGTACCGATTATGTGCTGTCGCCTGGCGATGCGGTCTATGTGCCGGTAATGGCGCCGCATTTTGTGCGCAACGGGCCAGAAGCATCGCTGTCGCTATCGATCACCTGGCGTTCGGCATGGAGCTATGAAGAGGCCGAGGCGCATGGTTTCAACAGCGTGTTGCGCCGCATCGGTTTTACCCCGGTACCGCCGCGCCGTTATCCCGGTCGTAACCGGGCCAAGGCGCTGGGATGGAAGCTGCTGCGGCGTACCCCCTGGTTCGGCTAG